The DNA region AGCGGAAGGCGCGGGAACGCCCCAGGACGCGCAGGCCGACGGACCCCTCGGACACCGCACCCTGGCCGGCGCCGACGCTCCACACCGGCGCCATCTCGATCACGTAGCGCGCTCCTCCCAGCGAGACGTCCAGCGCCGAGTGGTAGAGGTCGCACCGGTCACGTCGCTCGATGAGCGCGACCAGCGTTTCGTAGGCCCGGCCGTTGACGCGTACGCAGTGCGTGTTGTCCCCGGCGCCCAACGGCAGCCAGTAGAGGTCGATGCGCGGTTCGGGCTCCACACCTCCACGCTGCCCCTCCCGACGCGCGGCGGCGAGGGCCCTTGTTCCCTGCCTGAGGGTCCGTTGGGCGGTTCACCCTGCCCGGAGGTTCTCGCCGGCCCGGGTCAGCTCGGACTGGGAGTGGCCATGGTGGCTGCGTACGTCTTGGGGCAGGTGCTTCCCGAGCAGGCACGGTACTTCGCATCGAGCGCCCTCAGCTGGGCGACGACCTGGGTGTACCTCGGGTCGCGGGCCAGGTTGCGCGTCTCGTACGGATCGACGGCGCGGTCGTAGAGGACGGGCACGCCGGTCGCGGTGAGGGTGATGTAGGTGTAGCGCCCGTAGCGGATGCCGCGGTACTTGCTGGTCGTTCCGCCCTGGGTCGGCCAGGCGGCGATCGGGATCGGGCGGTAGAGCGTCCTGCCGGCCTTCACGCTCGACGCGAGCACCCGGGTGATGTCGACGCCGTCCTGGGTCCGCCCCGGCGTCGCCCGCCCGAGCGCGGCGACCGTGGTCGCGATGTCAGGGTTGCCGACCGCGGAACCGACCTTGATGTTCTTCGGGATCCCCGGTCCGACCATGATCAGTGGGATCCGCATCGACTGCGAGAACTCCCACAGCTTGCCCTGACGGTTGTGATGGCCGGTGGTGTAGCCGTTGTCGCCGGAGAAGATGATGACGGTACGCCAGTACTGCCCGCTGTCCTTCAGGTGAGCGATCGTGCGGGCGACCGCCCGGTCGACCGACTGCGCCGCTTCGATGCGCTGCTGGTAGACGTAGCGCATGACCCGCTTCTGGGCCGTCGTGTAGGGCTTCCCGGCCGTCACCTGGCCCGGCCCGGCGTAGAACATGTCGGGTGTCTTCGGCAGCTCGAGGCCGCTGAAGCGTCCCTTGTCCGCACCCATCGGCCGGGTGTTCTCCAGCCACAGCGACGGCTGGTCGGGGTAGCGCTTCTTCGGGTCGCTGGCCTCGACCGGTCCGCCCGCATGCGGCGCGACGTAGTTGACCCACAGGAACCACGGCTTCCTGCCGCCCACGTTGGTGCCGGCGTGCTTGATCATCCTGATGCTGCGGTTCTGCAGGGCGACCGAGCTGTAGATCGCCGGCGACTGGAGCGTCCCGTTGCTGTTGAACGTCGGACTCAGCAGGTTGTAGGTCGAGGGATCGACCGTCGCCTGCCAGTCATCCCACCCCGGCTCACCGCTGGAGTAGCGCTCCGAGCCCTTGCCGTAGTTGTTGAGGTACTTCCCCAGGAACATCGTCCGATAGCCGGCCTTGTCCATCCACACCGGAAGCGTGTTCCGACGCCCTGTGAAGCCCGCGTAGCCGCCGTTGGTCCCTGTGATCGACCAGTTCTTGTGGTTGTGCGCGTACTTCCCGGTCAGCAGACTCGCCCGCGCCGGCACGCACAACGGCGTCGGCGCCACCCCATCGGTGAACGTCGTCCCCTGCTGCACCAGCAGCCTCTGCACGTTCGGCATGTACTTGATGTCGGTCGCCGCCAGATCGTCGACGTTGATCATCAGCACGCTCGGCCGCCCCGACTCCAGCCGACCCGGCAGCGCGGCCGCCTCCGCCGTCGACGTCGGACCGCACAACACCCCGACCGTGCTCGCCACCGCCACCGTCGCGATCGCAAGCCGTCCGCGCCGAAGAATGCCACCCAGACTTGCTTCAGAACTCAACGTCCGACCCGCTTCAGAAGACAGACAGCGACCATGCGACGGCATGGGAGATTCAACGAGACTCCTGGCAAGAATCGGACAGCTGGAACGCTTCTCCGATCCCGAGCCGGCGAGCAAGGCCGAACTTAGCCTCCGGAGGCATTTTTCGCAGAGGATTCAGGGCACTGTTAACCACGTGTCCATCAGCCGGCCTCGCCCCTCTTGACCTCTGACGGACATGGCCGAGCGAAGCGCTCGCGACGACCGCACAGCGACGACCTCAGGGCAGGTTCACGAACCCGGCGAGGAAGTCGCGGGCGGCTGGGGTGTCCACGCGATAGGTCACGTCGGTGGCCTTGCAGACGGTGTCGCCGGTGGCCGTGATGGACACGACGACGTTGGTCTCGGTGGCTCCGGCACCCAGGAAGTGCGGCCCTCCGGAGTCGCCGTAACAGGTGCCGCCGTCGCCGGTGGCCTGGTTGACCGACAGGGTCAGCCGGGTACTGGTCAGCCATGCCGGGGTCTGGACGGCGAATCGTCGCTCGGTGTTGTCCAGGATCCCGGCGGGCCCTCCCTTGCGGGTTTCGCGGACCGCCCCGTAGCCGACGGTTGTGAACTCGGTGCTCCTCAGCTGGTGGGCGGCGTTGAGGTCATCCAGGCGGCCGGCTTCGGGGAGCTGGGCGGGCTGGATACCGATGGGCTCGTCGAACACGATCACAGCGATGTCGTACGGCTCGGCGAAGCCGCCGGCCCCGGAGTAGCCGTAGTCGGGGTGAGTGTGCGCGGTTCCGAAATGCAGGGTCATGCCCGGTCCGACCTCGTCGTCGAAGGTCACCGCGGCCTCGCCCTCGCCGACGCCCTGCTCATCGAGGAAGGCGGTGCAGTGCGAGACGGTCAGGAACACGGTCGGCGAGATCAGGGTCCCCGTGCACGCCTGGTCCAGCGCACCGTCCCCGTCGAAGTCGTAGAGGAGGCTGCCCACGGCCGGGTGCCGACCTTGGTCAGGCGCCCCGTACACGATGGCCGTCGCCGGTGACACCACCGCGAGCACCACCACGCTCGCCGCCGCCGAGGCCGCCAGTGTGCGCCGAAGCCATGCCCCCATGATTCCCTCCGCCCGTCGCGGTGTGTCGTTGCGGCTCCGAGACTCTTGCAGCATGCCCGGCGCTGCTCTTTGGCGTCATGCCCCATTTGGGGGCGATGTGAGGACCGGGGGGAACCAGGGGGGCACGACACGAGGAGACAGGCGGATGACAAGCAAGAAACCCGGCTCTCACCGCCGTGTTGTGGCTGGTCAGAACCGGGTTTCTACTTGTGGAGCTGAGGGGATTCGAACCCCTGGCCTTCTCATTGCGAACGAGACGCGCTACCAACTGCGCCACAGCCCCAAGCGATGAGAAACGTTAGCACCTCGTCGCGGGTGTTACCCAATCAGTAGGGCTTCAGGAGCCCGTGGCGCGGCCGCGCGCCTCTTCGGCCGCCGAAGCCGCGGCGCGCTCAGCCTCCTCGGCCTGGCGGACGAGCTCGGAGTCGGCGGCGTTGCGGCCCGAGCTCCACACTCCGGTGGCGTCCAGGTCGATGGTGCGCACGGTGCGGCGCGGCGCCGCCTCCTTGGAGACGTACGTCGGCAGCGGCGTCTCCACCGGCTTCCAGGCACCCTCGGGGAGCTGCTCGCCGGTGTCGTCGTGCTCGACGACGGCCACCAGGTCGCCGGTGTCCTGGTCGATGTCGAAGGTGACCCGGGGCGGGGCGACGGGCTCCGGCTCGGGGATGTCCTCCGGGAACGGGATCCGCGCCCAGACCTCGCGCTGGTGGCGCACGCTGAGCCGGCAGGTGACCAGCCAGGCGACAACGAGCCCGGCCGGGATCGAGATCCAGACCGGGCCGAAGACACCGAAGCCGGCGAGCGCACCGACCGCGGCCAAGCCGAGGACGAGCACACCGAGCACGATGCTGCGGCGTTTGGCCGCGACGCGAGCCGCGCGGCGGCGTACGGCTATCGGGACCGGCCGTGGAGCAGACTTCTCGACCTCGGGCTTCTTCGAGGACTTCTCGGTCACCAGGTCGGTGGAGTCCTTGCCCGTGGCCTCTCGCCGTGCGAGGATCCGGCGGGACTTGGAGATGGCGGCGCCGGCCCGGCTCTTCGTCCCGTCCTCGGCCGTCGCCGTGTGCTCGAGCGCTTTAGGCACCAAGTACACCGCCCACGCCACGGCGAGGGCGACGAAGATGAGTGCGCTCGGGTCCACGTTAAGAAGCGTAGGAGCCATTACCAGCCCGTAGGCGGACGTGCAGTGGTGTGTCGCGTGTGACTTGTGTGATTTCAGAAGGACACGCCGACGTCAATGCCTCATTCAGGTGACAAACCCAGTCTGGCCAGCATTCCCTGGTGACATTCCTCGACCGTTATCGCGAAGATTCGGTGATCTCGCCAGGCGCCGTCGATATGCAGGAATCGAGGCGCATATCCGATCTCGTTGATTCCGAGCTTCTCCACGACACGGAGCGAGTTGGAGTTCTCCGGGCGGATGCAGATCTCGACCCGGTGCAGCCGAGCGGTGGTGAAGCAGTGGTCGATGACCAGCGCCACCGCCAGCGGCATCACGCCCCGGCCGGCGAAGCCCTGGTCGATCCAGTAGCCGATCGAGGCGAACTGCGCGGACCCGCGAACGATGTTGTTGACCGTGACCTGACCTGCGAAGACACCGTCGACATCGATCGCGAACGGATAGGTCACGCCGCGCTTGGCCTGACGCCGAAGACGACGTACGAGGCTGGCGAACGTCGTGGGCCGGGCGCTCGAACCCGGGGGCACGGTCGCGTCCCACTGGTGCAGCCAGGCAGCCGAGCGGCGGCGCGCCTCGGTCCACGCCTTGGCGTCGCTACGGTCGAGAGGGCGTACGGTCACCGCGCCGTGGGACAGGACGGCGGGCCAGCCGGGATCGGTCATCAATGGTCCCAATCAGTGATCGCTGCCGACCGACTGCTCCACGGCGTGGGGCAGCACCGGACGCAACACATCGATCGCATCCTTCACCCCGCCCCGGGACCCGGGAAGGTTCACCACAATGCACGCTCCGATCTGACCGGCCAGACCGCGGGACAGTAGCGCCGTCGGGATCCCCTTGGCCACTCCGGCCGCTCTGATGCCCTCGGCGATGCCGGGGATCTCACGATCGAGCAGCGGCCGGGTGACCTCAGGGGTGCGGTCGGTGGGGGTCAGGCCCGTGCCTCCGGTGGTGAGGACGACCCGCGCCCCCTCGTTCGCGGCCCGGGCGATCGCCTCGCCGACCGGGTCGCCGTCGCGTACGACCTCGGGAGGGCCGACCACGAAGCCGAGCTCTTCGAGAAAGGCGACCAGGAGAGGGCCGGTGGTGTCCTCGTAGACACCGGCCGAGGCGCGGTTGGAGGCGACGACGACGGTGGCTTTCAGGCTCATCTCTGGAACGCACCCGACTTTCCGCCGGTCTTCGTCTCGACGCGGATATCGGTGATGACCGCCCTCTTGTCGACGGCCTTGATCATGTCGACCACGGTGAGGCCGGCCACCGCCACAGCGGTCAGTGCCTCCATCTCGACACCGGTGCGGTCGGTGGTCTTCACGGTCGCGGCGATATCGACCGATTCGTCGGAGACGCTCAGCTCGACCTTGACGCCGGAGATCGCCAACGGATGGCACAGCGGAATCAGGTCGGGCGTCTTCTTGGCGCCCATGATCCCGGCGATGCGGGCGACGGCGAGCGCATCGCCCTTGGGTACGCCCTCGCCACGGAGCAGCTCGATCACCTCAGGAGAGACCAGAACTCGCCCGGAGGCGGTCGCGGTGCGGGTGGTGACCGCCTTCTCGGACACGTCGACCATCCGCGCAGCGCCGGTCTCGTCGACATGGGTCAACCGGTCAGCCATCAGAACTCCACATCCAGCTCGATCACGTCGACCTCGGCATCCTTGTCCAGCGAGGTCGTCTCCGGCGGGATCACGATCAGGCAGTTCGCGCCGGCCAGGTCACCGATCAGGTGCGATCCCGGGCCGCCGATGGGCGAGACACCGGCACGGGAGCCGTCGTACCAACCGCGGAGATACTGCTCCTTGCCCTTCGGGGAGCGTACGCCGTGGGTCAGCGCGGCACGGCGCGCCGGACGGGCCTCGGGGGTCATGCCCATCAGCCGGCGCAGCGCCGGGAGCACGAAGAGCTCGAAGGAGACGAACGAGGAGACCGGGTTGCCGGGGAGACACAGGACCGGCACCCGCTCCTCACCGATCCGGCCGAAGCCCTGGGGCTTGCCCGGCTGCATGCTCACCGGACCGAACCAGACGCCCTCCGGCGTCAGCGCCTCCTTGACCACGTCGTAGTCGCCCATCGAGACGCCGCCGGAGGTGACCACCAGGTCGGCACGGACGAGCTGGTCGGAGAGCGCGGTCATGAACGCCCGCGGCTCGTCGGGCACGATCCCGACGCGGTAGGCGATCGCGCCGGCCTTGCGGGCGGCGGCGGCCAGGAGGAAGGAGTTGCCGTCGTAGATCGAGTCGTGACCCAGCGTCTCGCCGGGCTCGCGCAGCTCGGTGCCGGTCGAGAGCACCACGACCCGGGGCCGCGGCCGCACGGCCACCTGGGCGCGTCCGACCGAGGCGATCAGACCCAGATGGCGTGGGCCGAGCACCGTGCCCGCGGGGATGAGCAGGTCGCCCTTGGCGACGTCTTCGCCCGCGTAGCGGACGTGCTGGGCCTCCTCGGGCGTCTGCCGGATCTCGACCTCGGCGACGCCGCGGTCGGTCCACTCGTAGGGCACGACCGTGTCGGCGCCCGTGGGCAGCGGAGCGCCCGTCATGATCTTCGCCGCCGCACCCGGCGGCAGCGCCAGCAGCGAGGCCTGTCCGGCGCCGATCTCACCGAGCACCGGCAGCCGCACCGGTGCGTCCGCCGAGGCGGTCGCGACGTCGGCGTAGCGGACCGCGTAGCCGTCCATCGAGGAGTTGTCGAAGCCCGGGAGCGCGACCTCGGCATGAATGTCCTCGGCCACCGCCAGCCCGAGGCAGTCCATCAGGGGCTGCGGGTAGGCCGGCATCGGCTCGAGATCGGCCAGGATTCGCTCGCGGTATTCGGCGGGGGTCACCCCGCCAACACTAGTCGGACAGCACGGTGGCGGGCGCGACGCGTTCGGCGTTGGCGCCGTCGAGCTCGACCGCCCCGATGACCTGGACGCCCTTGCCGAAGGTCCAGTCGCCGTTGACGGTCAGCGAGGACGCCTTCCGCAGCGACGGAGCACCCTCGGGGAAGCGCTCGTCGAAGTTGGCGACGTACTTGTAGTAGTCGCCGTCCAGGTCGATGAACGGCACCTCGTCGGCGACCTGGTCGAGCACGAAGTCCTCGCCGATGTCGTAGACGTCGGAGCGCAGCACGAGCAGGTCGTTGGTCGTCTTGACCGGCACGAACCGGTCGCGGCCG from Nocardioides luteus includes:
- a CDS encoding sulfatase-like hydrolase/transferase, which encodes MAVASTVGVLCGPTSTAEAAALPGRLESGRPSVLMINVDDLAATDIKYMPNVQRLLVQQGTTFTDGVAPTPLCVPARASLLTGKYAHNHKNWSITGTNGGYAGFTGRRNTLPVWMDKAGYRTMFLGKYLNNYGKGSERYSSGEPGWDDWQATVDPSTYNLLSPTFNSNGTLQSPAIYSSVALQNRSIRMIKHAGTNVGGRKPWFLWVNYVAPHAGGPVEASDPKKRYPDQPSLWLENTRPMGADKGRFSGLELPKTPDMFYAGPGQVTAGKPYTTAQKRVMRYVYQQRIEAAQSVDRAVARTIAHLKDSGQYWRTVIIFSGDNGYTTGHHNRQGKLWEFSQSMRIPLIMVGPGIPKNIKVGSAVGNPDIATTVAALGRATPGRTQDGVDITRVLASSVKAGRTLYRPIPIAAWPTQGGTTSKYRGIRYGRYTYITLTATGVPVLYDRAVDPYETRNLARDPRYTQVVAQLRALDAKYRACSGSTCPKTYAATMATPSPS
- a CDS encoding MogA/MoaB family molybdenum cofactor biosynthesis protein, coding for MSLKATVVVASNRASAGVYEDTTGPLLVAFLEELGFVVGPPEVVRDGDPVGEAIARAANEGARVVLTTGGTGLTPTDRTPEVTRPLLDREIPGIAEGIRAAGVAKGIPTALLSRGLAGQIGACIVVNLPGSRGGVKDAIDVLRPVLPHAVEQSVGSDH
- a CDS encoding trypsin-like serine protease, yielding MGAWLRRTLAASAAASVVVLAVVSPATAIVYGAPDQGRHPAVGSLLYDFDGDGALDQACTGTLISPTVFLTVSHCTAFLDEQGVGEGEAAVTFDDEVGPGMTLHFGTAHTHPDYGYSGAGGFAEPYDIAVIVFDEPIGIQPAQLPEAGRLDDLNAAHQLRSTEFTTVGYGAVRETRKGGPAGILDNTERRFAVQTPAWLTSTRLTLSVNQATGDGGTCYGDSGGPHFLGAGATETNVVVSITATGDTVCKATDVTYRVDTPAARDFLAGFVNLP
- the moaC gene encoding cyclic pyranopterin monophosphate synthase MoaC encodes the protein MADRLTHVDETGAARMVDVSEKAVTTRTATASGRVLVSPEVIELLRGEGVPKGDALAVARIAGIMGAKKTPDLIPLCHPLAISGVKVELSVSDESVDIAATVKTTDRTGVEMEALTAVAVAGLTVVDMIKAVDKRAVITDIRVETKTGGKSGAFQR
- a CDS encoding GNAT family N-acetyltransferase; its protein translation is MTDPGWPAVLSHGAVTVRPLDRSDAKAWTEARRRSAAWLHQWDATVPPGSSARPTTFASLVRRLRRQAKRGVTYPFAIDVDGVFAGQVTVNNIVRGSAQFASIGYWIDQGFAGRGVMPLAVALVIDHCFTTARLHRVEICIRPENSNSLRVVEKLGINEIGYAPRFLHIDGAWRDHRIFAITVEECHQGMLARLGLSPE
- the glp gene encoding molybdotransferase-like divisome protein Glp encodes the protein MTPAEYRERILADLEPMPAYPQPLMDCLGLAVAEDIHAEVALPGFDNSSMDGYAVRYADVATASADAPVRLPVLGEIGAGQASLLALPPGAAAKIMTGAPLPTGADTVVPYEWTDRGVAEVEIRQTPEEAQHVRYAGEDVAKGDLLIPAGTVLGPRHLGLIASVGRAQVAVRPRPRVVVLSTGTELREPGETLGHDSIYDGNSFLLAAAARKAGAIAYRVGIVPDEPRAFMTALSDQLVRADLVVTSGGVSMGDYDVVKEALTPEGVWFGPVSMQPGKPQGFGRIGEERVPVLCLPGNPVSSFVSFELFVLPALRRLMGMTPEARPARRAALTHGVRSPKGKEQYLRGWYDGSRAGVSPIGGPGSHLIGDLAGANCLIVIPPETTSLDKDAEVDVIELDVEF
- the sepX gene encoding divisome protein SepX/GlpR; the encoded protein is MDPSALIFVALAVAWAVYLVPKALEHTATAEDGTKSRAGAAISKSRRILARREATGKDSTDLVTEKSSKKPEVEKSAPRPVPIAVRRRAARVAAKRRSIVLGVLVLGLAAVGALAGFGVFGPVWISIPAGLVVAWLVTCRLSVRHQREVWARIPFPEDIPEPEPVAPPRVTFDIDQDTGDLVAVVEHDDTGEQLPEGAWKPVETPLPTYVSKEAAPRRTVRTIDLDATGVWSSGRNAADSELVRQAEEAERAAASAAEEARGRATGS